In a single window of the Serratia quinivorans genome:
- the gltC_5 gene encoding HTH-type transcriptional regulator gltC translates to MMNWDDARFFLAVARCGTLRKAANELHVDQATVGRRITAFEESLGSKLFIRTPKSFSLSPLGEEMLADVMNMENAVQAIGRKATSGDDSLCGNVRIATTDTMAEAFVIPALKALREQHPLITVTLLTAVNISDISYRGADLAIRGARPESDELIIKRMATIEMGLYATQDYLDKHGLPTKGDHLSGHDLLMFPRELVPRHWNDFCGEALIDPNVVLQCNSQLLLRSATRNGLGIGLLSSFLADKDPDLVRIFPENKDWVDIWLVLHPDLQRAARVRAVVQALETSFKNNPG, encoded by the coding sequence ATGATGAATTGGGATGACGCACGCTTCTTCCTGGCAGTAGCCCGCTGCGGCACTTTACGAAAGGCCGCCAATGAACTACACGTCGACCAGGCCACCGTCGGACGGCGTATTACCGCTTTTGAAGAGAGCCTGGGATCCAAGCTGTTTATCCGCACGCCGAAATCATTCTCCCTCAGCCCTTTGGGTGAGGAAATGCTGGCAGACGTGATGAATATGGAAAATGCCGTGCAGGCGATTGGCCGCAAGGCCACCAGCGGCGACGACAGCCTGTGCGGTAACGTGCGCATCGCCACCACCGACACCATGGCCGAGGCCTTTGTCATTCCGGCCTTGAAAGCGCTGCGGGAGCAACACCCGTTAATCACCGTCACCCTGCTGACGGCGGTGAATATCTCTGATATTTCCTACCGAGGAGCGGATTTGGCGATCCGTGGCGCACGGCCAGAGTCCGATGAGCTGATTATCAAACGTATGGCAACCATCGAAATGGGGCTGTATGCCACTCAGGACTATCTCGACAAACACGGACTGCCGACCAAGGGCGACCACCTGAGTGGCCATGACCTGCTGATGTTTCCACGCGAGCTGGTGCCGCGCCACTGGAACGACTTTTGTGGCGAAGCGCTGATCGACCCCAATGTAGTTTTGCAGTGCAATTCACAGTTGCTGTTGCGCTCGGCAACGCGTAACGGATTGGGCATCGGCCTGCTGTCCTCCTTCCTGGCGGACAAGGACCCGGATCTGGTACGTATCTTCCCGGAGAATAAAGACTGGGTAGATATCTGGCTGGTACTGCACCCCGATCTGCAGCGCGCCGCACGGGTACGTGCCGTAGTGCAGGCGTTGGAAACCTCGTTTAAAAACAATCCCGGCTGA
- the ilvB_3 gene encoding Acetolactate synthase isozyme 1 large subunit — MESHAEKLYTPVALATADGVRVIATPGTKAAEQTNADVIIQGLEARGIQHIFLVPGKLVYPLIKSIEHSAISGIVGAHETACGFMADGYARASRKFGVCLGISGPGTMNFLPAMAAAQADKIPVLYLAGGIATYHEAQGAFQDGSNSGIDELTIVKPLLSAAIEVKNNLTLQHELRRSLSCLNTQRKGRAYLSVPVDMQKKTVAGNYEASPQRTPQCREAAIDQQALEQVLDDYLLRGLNVACLVGNRMNNPLDAALLLRLAEKYRLPVATTLSGKGAFPEGHELALGLYGFAGHTRAVETINGDEVDVLLVLGCDLSQRDSLNWNSRLHGTKTLVVIDEDFDKVSSHYQPDMQIFSSLTDTLRHLLDAVSDEDQHLVAIKSLRNGWLEQVRQLPLEQQQPDLQARLALGEANMYPGDAIKRIRSRMGPDTNVVVDSGAHRIFMAHHWLASGRGDYHTSSSLAPMGWAICAGIGIKLAAPHRDCVVVTGDGCMLMHGMEIQTAARYQVKMTFVVMNNCAHGAMHIDTLQNRGVSADYTALPNHDWKAFANSLGVSSARASTLEELDEALVAAAEHEGPFLIEVLVGNHVAPNRYYAESIVEYEQRIKGL; from the coding sequence ATGGAGTCTCACGCAGAGAAGTTATACACCCCCGTAGCACTGGCAACTGCGGATGGTGTCAGGGTTATTGCCACGCCCGGCACGAAAGCGGCGGAGCAAACAAACGCTGATGTGATTATCCAGGGTCTTGAAGCACGCGGCATTCAGCACATATTCCTGGTACCCGGCAAGCTGGTGTACCCACTGATTAAATCCATTGAACATTCAGCCATTAGCGGCATCGTCGGCGCTCATGAAACCGCCTGCGGCTTTATGGCCGACGGCTACGCCCGCGCCAGCCGCAAGTTTGGCGTTTGTTTGGGCATCTCCGGCCCCGGCACCATGAATTTCCTGCCGGCGATGGCCGCGGCCCAGGCCGATAAAATCCCGGTGCTGTATCTGGCCGGCGGTATCGCCACTTATCATGAAGCGCAGGGCGCTTTCCAGGACGGCAGCAATAGCGGCATTGATGAGCTGACTATCGTCAAACCGCTGCTTTCCGCCGCGATAGAAGTGAAAAATAATCTTACGTTGCAGCACGAACTGCGGCGCAGTTTGTCCTGCCTGAACACCCAGCGTAAAGGCCGCGCTTATTTAAGCGTGCCGGTCGATATGCAAAAGAAAACGGTAGCCGGCAATTATGAAGCCAGCCCACAGCGTACGCCACAGTGCCGTGAAGCGGCGATCGACCAACAGGCGCTGGAGCAGGTGTTGGATGATTATCTGCTGCGCGGGCTGAACGTTGCCTGCCTGGTGGGTAACCGTATGAATAACCCGTTGGATGCCGCACTGCTGCTGCGCCTGGCGGAGAAATACCGCTTGCCGGTTGCCACTACGCTGTCCGGCAAGGGCGCTTTTCCCGAAGGGCACGAGCTGGCGCTGGGGCTGTATGGTTTCGCTGGTCATACCCGGGCGGTGGAAACCATCAATGGCGACGAGGTCGACGTGCTGCTGGTGCTGGGCTGCGATCTCAGCCAGCGCGACAGCCTGAACTGGAATTCACGGCTGCATGGCACCAAAACGCTGGTGGTGATTGATGAAGATTTCGACAAGGTCAGCTCGCATTATCAGCCGGACATGCAGATTTTCTCCAGCCTGACCGATACGCTGCGGCACCTGCTGGATGCGGTCAGCGATGAAGATCAGCATCTGGTCGCCATCAAGAGCCTGCGCAATGGCTGGCTTGAACAGGTGCGCCAACTGCCGTTGGAGCAACAGCAGCCCGATTTACAGGCGCGCCTGGCCCTGGGTGAAGCCAATATGTACCCCGGCGACGCCATCAAACGCATTCGCAGCCGAATGGGCCCGGACACCAACGTAGTGGTCGACTCCGGCGCGCACCGCATCTTTATGGCGCACCATTGGCTGGCCAGCGGGCGTGGTGATTACCATACCTCAAGCTCCCTGGCACCGATGGGCTGGGCGATTTGTGCCGGCATTGGTATCAAGCTGGCGGCGCCGCACCGCGACTGCGTGGTGGTCACCGGCGACGGATGCATGTTGATGCACGGTATGGAGATCCAGACCGCGGCCCGTTATCAGGTCAAAATGACCTTTGTGGTGATGAACAACTGCGCCCACGGTGCGATGCATATCGACACCTTGCAGAACCGCGGCGTCTCGGCGGACTACACGGCGTTGCCAAACCACGACTGGAAGGCCTTCGCCAACAGTCTGGGGGTTTCTTCTGCCAGGGCGTCAACGCTGGAAGAGCTGGATGAGGCACTGGTCGCGGCGGCTGAGCACGAAGGCCCGTTCCTGATAGAAGTGTTGGTAGGAAATCATGTGGCACCTAATCGCTACTATGCCGAGAGCATCGTAGAATACGAGCAGCGTATCAAAGGCTTGTAA
- a CDS encoding Predicted permease, DMT superfamily, giving the protein MVALWMVVASGFFALMGASIKLASAKVGFFDIIFYRSVINVLIVAALIQVKNLGFRTRHLGLHMKRAAIGNAAMYCGFYSLIHLPIATATTLGYTNPIFQSAIAFVTSKGQLTGKLLFSVLLGFIGILVLLRPDTPNGEYAATLIGLLSGLLTALAYFNVGKLVRTGEPELRVVFYFSLVGTIVGAVMTTVVGFSTLDSGMILCVCAIGVFGSLGQITMTRAYGSGNAVIVSILSYSTIIFSTLLGYLLFGEKLSYIAAGGMALIILSGALAILKRAPAKVTKAEAV; this is encoded by the coding sequence ATGGTTGCTTTGTGGATGGTTGTCGCCAGCGGGTTCTTTGCGCTGATGGGGGCCAGCATTAAACTGGCTTCGGCCAAAGTCGGCTTTTTCGACATCATTTTTTATCGCTCTGTGATTAACGTGCTGATCGTTGCCGCGTTAATTCAGGTTAAAAACCTCGGTTTTCGCACCCGCCATCTGGGTCTGCATATGAAACGCGCCGCCATCGGCAATGCGGCGATGTACTGTGGCTTCTACTCGCTGATCCATTTGCCGATCGCCACCGCCACTACGCTGGGCTACACCAACCCAATCTTTCAGTCGGCGATCGCCTTTGTCACCTCCAAAGGCCAGTTGACCGGCAAGCTGCTGTTCTCGGTGCTGCTGGGGTTTATTGGCATTCTGGTGCTGCTGCGGCCCGATACGCCGAACGGTGAGTATGCCGCCACGCTGATTGGCCTGCTTTCCGGCCTGCTGACGGCGCTGGCCTATTTTAACGTCGGCAAGCTGGTGCGCACGGGCGAGCCGGAGCTGCGGGTGGTGTTTTACTTCTCACTGGTGGGCACGATAGTGGGCGCCGTGATGACCACGGTGGTGGGGTTCAGTACGCTGGATAGCGGCATGATACTGTGCGTCTGCGCTATCGGCGTGTTCGGCAGCCTGGGGCAAATTACCATGACCCGTGCCTATGGCAGCGGTAATGCGGTGATAGTCAGCATTCTTTCCTACAGCACCATCATTTTCTCCACGCTGCTCGGTTATCTGCTGTTTGGCGAGAAACTGTCTTATATTGCCGCGGGCGGCATGGCGTTGATTATTCTTTCCGGTGCGCTGGCTATTTTGAAACGCGCCCCGGCGAAGGTCACCAAGGCTGAAGCCGTGTAA
- a CDS encoding multidrug resistance protein encodes MSEGVAVDEAAKANSGTSHFAILLFLALALMSALLNSSAPTPLYPLYQHELALSSVSLTVIYGAYAAGVLISLFGVGNMAGKVKDLRSMIVPALLVVLAGALLFSMADSFLMMFMARLLAGIGTGALTGAANIALVRFGPKDGGKNAALIATLSFTTGLALGPIFSGVALQTGFHTTSLPFIIIMAVAAVAALGVMLKWPVEVVVAPLSGAAAVDGAAEKSSLADGLRATGGKFYLCAGALFICWAVAASILAIGPSVSEKLLGMHSRGIYGYVIAVYLVIAGISQILSRRVNARHSLMFGCLAQALSVVVFAEAIQIHSLALASVGMVIAGYAYGAIFVGSATLVNLISPKASHARLISLFYVIAYIANWVPILLGVVIDHASLHLAVNLLFMVSAVVCLILSFMVTRAGFPR; translated from the coding sequence ATGTCTGAAGGTGTGGCTGTTGATGAAGCGGCTAAAGCGAATTCGGGCACGTCGCATTTTGCCATTCTGCTGTTTTTAGCGCTGGCATTAATGTCTGCATTGCTCAACAGCAGTGCGCCGACGCCGCTTTATCCGCTTTATCAACATGAGTTGGCGCTAAGCTCGGTCAGCCTGACGGTCATTTATGGCGCCTATGCCGCTGGCGTACTGATCTCACTGTTCGGCGTGGGCAACATGGCCGGCAAGGTCAAAGACTTGCGCAGCATGATTGTGCCGGCGTTGCTGGTGGTGCTGGCCGGGGCTTTGCTATTCTCGATGGCCGATTCGTTTTTGATGATGTTTATGGCGCGTTTGCTGGCCGGGATCGGCACCGGGGCATTAACCGGTGCGGCCAATATTGCGCTGGTGCGTTTTGGGCCGAAAGACGGCGGTAAAAATGCGGCGCTGATTGCCACGCTGTCGTTTACCACCGGCCTGGCGTTGGGGCCGATTTTCAGCGGTGTGGCGCTGCAAACCGGGTTCCATACCACTTCGCTGCCGTTCATTATCATTATGGCGGTGGCGGCAGTGGCCGCGCTGGGCGTGATGCTGAAATGGCCGGTTGAAGTGGTGGTCGCGCCGTTAAGCGGGGCGGCGGCGGTTGATGGCGCAGCGGAAAAAAGCTCATTGGCTGATGGCCTGCGTGCGACCGGTGGCAAGTTCTACCTGTGTGCCGGTGCACTGTTTATCTGTTGGGCGGTGGCTGCCAGCATTTTGGCGATTGGCCCGAGCGTGTCGGAAAAGCTGCTTGGCATGCACAGCCGCGGTATTTATGGTTACGTGATCGCGGTTTACCTGGTGATTGCCGGTATCAGCCAGATCCTGAGCCGTCGTGTTAATGCACGTCACTCGCTGATGTTTGGCTGTCTGGCGCAGGCGTTGTCCGTGGTGGTGTTCGCCGAAGCGATTCAAATTCACTCGTTGGCCCTGGCCAGTGTCGGTATGGTGATTGCGGGTTACGCCTACGGGGCAATTTTTGTCGGCAGCGCCACGTTGGTGAACCTGATTTCGCCGAAGGCCAGCCATGCAAGACTGATTTCGCTGTTTTATGTTATTGCTTATATCGCCAACTGGGTACCGATTCTGTTGGGGGTAGTGATTGACCATGCCAGCCTGCATCTGGCGGTCAACCTGTTATTTATGGTCAGTGCCGTGGTGTGCTTGATTCTGAGCTTCATGGTGACTCGTGCGGGCTTCCCGCGTTGA
- the ycdZ gene encoding Inner membrane protein ycdZ, with protein sequence MNVIFAIAVTTGILSGVWGWVAVSLGLISWAGFLGCTAYFACPQGGLKGLLISLLTCGSGVFWAMVIIHGSELAPGLSIIGYLLTGAVAFLMCIQAKQQWLGFVPGTFIGACATFAGGGDWPLVTLSLLVGLVFGYAMKNSGLWLAARNEKPKQAGAVTEHVNR encoded by the coding sequence ATGAACGTTATTTTTGCCATTGCTGTGACAACCGGGATCCTCTCCGGCGTTTGGGGCTGGGTGGCCGTCAGCCTGGGGTTGATTAGCTGGGCCGGTTTCCTCGGCTGCACGGCCTACTTTGCTTGCCCGCAGGGTGGGCTGAAAGGCTTGTTGATAAGCTTGCTAACCTGTGGCAGCGGGGTATTTTGGGCAATGGTGATTATTCACGGCAGCGAATTGGCCCCAGGCTTGAGCATCATCGGCTACCTGCTGACCGGCGCCGTGGCTTTCCTGATGTGTATCCAGGCAAAACAGCAGTGGTTGGGGTTTGTGCCCGGCACCTTTATTGGCGCCTGTGCCACCTTCGCCGGTGGCGGCGACTGGCCGCTGGTGACCCTCTCCCTACTGGTGGGATTGGTGTTCGGCTACGCGATGAAAAACAGCGGTCTTTGGCTGGCGGCACGCAATGAGAAACCCAAACAAGCTGGCGCTGTTACCGAGCATGTTAACCGCTGA
- the gntR_2 gene encoding Gluconate utilization system GNT-I transcriptional repressor: MKNQRVTLQDIALLAGVTKMTVSRYLRTPDKVAAETAAKIAQVMKEVNFTDSDEARSSQKPRIGVLIPSFNNQIFADLLAGIESITLEHGYQTLVVNYDYSRQREEEQIIQLLAYPIAGLILTDSEHTLRAEKYLAATKIPVAQVMSLEGPEGRIAVGFDNYQAGFDMTEALLASGKRQVVYFGAMSDARDTKRFQGYCRAMENQGLTPRQITPHRVSSVSVGSDMLAMARQLYPSLDGILCTNDDLAVGVLQACLRLGLKVPQDIALSGFHGLDIGKATTPGIASVITPRFDMGKVATEILLKRIKGVPCIERVDLHYRISLGGTI; the protein is encoded by the coding sequence ATGAAGAACCAACGCGTCACGCTGCAGGATATTGCACTGCTCGCCGGTGTGACCAAAATGACCGTCAGCCGCTATCTGCGCACGCCGGACAAGGTGGCTGCCGAAACGGCTGCGAAAATTGCCCAGGTGATGAAAGAAGTTAACTTCACCGACAGCGATGAGGCGCGATCGTCCCAAAAGCCGCGCATCGGCGTGCTGATCCCTTCCTTCAACAACCAGATCTTTGCCGATCTGTTGGCCGGCATCGAATCCATCACCCTCGAACACGGCTATCAAACTCTGGTGGTTAACTATGACTACAGCCGGCAGCGGGAAGAGGAACAGATTATCCAACTGCTGGCCTACCCCATCGCCGGGTTGATCCTCACCGATTCGGAGCACACCCTGCGGGCGGAAAAATATCTGGCGGCAACCAAAATCCCGGTGGCGCAGGTGATGAGTCTTGAAGGGCCCGAGGGACGGATCGCCGTGGGTTTTGATAACTATCAGGCGGGTTTTGACATGACCGAAGCGCTGCTCGCCAGCGGGAAACGCCAGGTGGTTTACTTTGGTGCCATGTCCGACGCACGCGACACCAAGCGTTTCCAGGGCTATTGTCGGGCGATGGAAAATCAGGGACTGACGCCACGGCAAATCACGCCGCATCGGGTCTCGTCGGTCTCGGTCGGTTCTGACATGCTGGCCATGGCCCGCCAGCTCTACCCCAGTCTGGACGGCATTTTGTGCACCAATGACGATCTGGCGGTTGGCGTGTTGCAGGCGTGTCTGCGGCTCGGACTAAAGGTTCCGCAGGACATTGCGCTGTCAGGTTTTCACGGTCTGGATATTGGCAAGGCCACCACGCCGGGCATCGCCAGCGTGATCACCCCAAGGTTTGATATGGGCAAAGTCGCCACAGAGATTTTACTCAAACGCATCAAAGGGGTGCCGTGCATCGAGCGCGTTGACCTGCACTACCGCATTTCACTCGGCGGCACCATTTAA
- the gno_1 gene encoding Gluconate 5-dehydrogenase: MNNLFSLDNKKILITGASRGIGFLLARGLAQYGAHILVNATTQENAQRAVETLRREGFRADAAAFDVTDSQAIHPAIERIEAESGGIDVLINNAGIQRRHPFTEFPEKDWDDIIAVNQKAVFIVSQTVARHMVQRQSGKIINIGSMQSELGRDTITPYAASKGAVKMLTRGMCVELARYNIQVNGIAPGYFKTEMTQVLVDNPEFTAWLTKRTPAARWGDPQELIGAAVFLSSQASDFVNGQLLFVDGGMSAAV, translated from the coding sequence ATGAACAATTTATTTTCACTAGATAACAAAAAAATACTGATTACCGGCGCTTCTCGCGGCATTGGTTTTTTGCTGGCTCGTGGGCTGGCGCAGTATGGCGCCCATATTCTGGTTAATGCCACCACGCAGGAAAACGCCCAGCGCGCCGTTGAAACACTGCGACGCGAAGGTTTTCGCGCCGATGCTGCGGCTTTTGACGTCACCGATTCGCAGGCTATTCATCCCGCCATTGAACGGATTGAGGCGGAAAGTGGCGGCATTGACGTGCTGATTAATAACGCCGGGATCCAGCGGCGTCATCCCTTTACCGAGTTCCCGGAAAAAGACTGGGATGACATTATCGCCGTCAACCAGAAGGCGGTATTTATAGTGTCGCAAACCGTAGCTCGCCATATGGTACAACGCCAAAGCGGCAAAATTATCAATATTGGCTCGATGCAGAGCGAACTGGGCCGCGACACTATCACCCCGTATGCCGCCTCCAAGGGCGCGGTAAAAATGCTGACGCGGGGCATGTGCGTTGAACTGGCGCGTTACAACATTCAGGTTAATGGCATCGCGCCGGGCTACTTCAAAACCGAAATGACTCAGGTGCTGGTGGACAACCCGGAGTTTACCGCCTGGCTGACCAAGCGCACCCCGGCCGCCCGCTGGGGTGACCCGCAAGAGCTGATTGGTGCGGCGGTGTTCCTGTCGTCCCAGGCTTCCGATTTTGTTAATGGTCAGCTGCTGTTTGTCGATGGCGGCATGTCCGCGGCGGTATAG
- the idnD gene encoding L-idonate 5-dehydrogenase gives MMRIQTQSCVVNGKYDVAVVEQEVDYQGIGTLVKITRGGICGSDLHYYQEGKVGSFQVRQPMVLGHEVIGEVVASDTARLPVGQKVALNPSKPCGQCKYCLASQQNQCTQMRFFGSAMYFPHVDGAFTQYKVVDSAQCIAFDADRDEKVMVFAEPLAVAIHAAKQPGEVTGKKVFVSGVGPIGCLLVAALKALGAGEIVCADLSPRCLDIAQKMGATRCLHAGNDDFSLYQQEKGYFDIAFEVSGHPSSLQRCLEVTRAKGTVVQVGMGGSFPDFPLMLLIAKELNLLGSFRFVEEFDLAVAWLAEGTVNPLPLLSAEFDNQQLAQALAFAGDKSQAAKVQLVF, from the coding sequence ATGATGAGAATTCAAACCCAATCCTGCGTGGTAAACGGCAAATATGACGTGGCGGTGGTGGAGCAGGAAGTGGATTATCAGGGGATCGGTACGCTGGTGAAAATCACCCGTGGCGGCATCTGCGGTTCCGACCTGCATTATTACCAGGAAGGCAAAGTCGGCAGTTTCCAGGTGCGTCAGCCGATGGTGCTCGGCCATGAGGTGATCGGTGAAGTGGTGGCCAGTGATACTGCCCGCCTGCCGGTGGGTCAGAAGGTGGCGTTAAACCCCAGCAAACCCTGTGGGCAGTGCAAGTATTGTCTGGCAAGTCAGCAAAACCAGTGTACTCAGATGCGTTTCTTCGGCAGCGCGATGTATTTCCCGCATGTTGACGGTGCCTTCACCCAGTACAAGGTGGTCGATAGCGCGCAGTGTATTGCCTTTGACGCCGATCGTGATGAAAAGGTGATGGTATTTGCCGAACCGCTGGCGGTGGCGATACACGCGGCGAAGCAGCCCGGCGAAGTGACAGGGAAAAAGGTGTTTGTTTCCGGCGTTGGCCCAATTGGCTGCCTGCTGGTGGCGGCATTGAAGGCGCTGGGCGCCGGCGAAATTGTCTGTGCCGATCTCAGCCCACGTTGTCTGGATATTGCCCAAAAAATGGGGGCAACCCGTTGTCTGCATGCCGGCAATGACGACTTTAGCCTCTACCAGCAGGAAAAAGGGTACTTTGATATCGCTTTTGAAGTCTCTGGCCATCCGTCGTCGTTGCAGCGCTGCCTGGAAGTCACCCGGGCCAAAGGCACGGTAGTACAGGTGGGCATGGGGGGCAGCTTCCCGGATTTCCCGCTGATGTTGCTGATCGCCAAAGAGTTGAACCTGCTGGGCTCGTTCCGTTTTGTTGAAGAATTTGATTTGGCGGTAGCCTGGTTGGCCGAGGGGACAGTCAATCCATTGCCGCTGCTGTCTGCCGAGTTTGATAACCAGCAACTGGCGCAGGCGTTGGCCTTTGCCGGTGACAAGAGTCAGGCGGCCAAAGTACAGTTGGTGTTCTGA
- the elaB_3 gene encoding Bacterial protein of uncharacterised function (DUF883) codes for MARNTDRDQTTLDDDLRMLSDTLEEVLRYSGDRADQAYIDIKSHAEEALSEVKSRLADTTESYYARAKDAVCRTDGYVRENPWHSVGIGATVGLVLGLLLSRK; via the coding sequence ATGGCGAGAAATACGGATAGGGATCAAACCACGCTCGATGACGATCTGAGAATGCTGAGCGACACGCTGGAAGAAGTGTTGAGGTACTCCGGCGATCGCGCCGATCAGGCCTATATCGACATCAAGTCACATGCCGAAGAAGCATTGAGCGAGGTTAAGTCGCGACTGGCTGATACTACCGAGTCCTACTATGCGCGAGCCAAGGACGCGGTTTGCCGCACCGACGGTTACGTGCGTGAAAACCCATGGCACAGCGTGGGTATTGGTGCGACGGTCGGTCTGGTACTGGGCTTGCTGCTGTCACGTAAATAA